One part of the Hyalangium ruber genome encodes these proteins:
- a CDS encoding ATP-binding protein, giving the protein MNTKRYSLMELRSLIESFDNPMAVLRQHAVWMVNAAYLQLVGLPREQVEGRPAMDFVDPQERSRLALLLQRSSTGEVTEAPHITTHRLIPAGDGRRHEVAARSQEVELEDGAKALLINILKLTDRPPVLAIAERLVETSARLVSANTEEAVRRVALEGLELAGFRARFLRWDGQTLVARDEGPTPPDLALALEARAEGYPVFGGVDSIDANHVYLPVGDARHEVLWVGGPKLDPAHGSALALFVKAVGAALSEARMKAESARSQWELQAVARVARLVAQPVPPTPEAFLQCLAELLSSDAALLHLKEESGNRLTLRAHVGLAGVERSAAEALGQVLSEAVAQSEQGVLSAEAEERALIRASASRFGCGVAVRLTRGGELFGTLQLLRAPGRHCGESDLRLLGTVAELLVTLLEQHRLRAESTRQLTETRLLLDMARTTSGVLDSASILDVAADFLVRLLDVSNCFILLYEEQTKSLRGSAASATHRDYFRTVTMPLHGESLASKAARSRRSLAIEDLSREPDGFNSEFVQRFQQRALLAVPLTSREELIGVVMVDDTRGPRVFSPALIELAEATCGQLALSIANARLYESLWASYAELAAARAEMVTRERLAALGELSAIVAHEVRNPLGVIFNAVASLRRLLKPEGDAAMLLDILFEESDRLNHMVGDLLDYTRPREPILQPEDLTRVLQDSLEAVRSQGGVGSQPITLQVEVEPGMPSVPMDRRLIRQALINVVVNAVQSMPQGGVVHVRARREPYNGRESLRIDITDQGMGIPPELLHRVFEPFFTTKAQGTGLGLAVVSRILEEHRGDIAVESTSARGTTFTLRLPLSPPTPP; this is encoded by the coding sequence ATGAACACGAAACGCTACAGCCTGATGGAGCTGCGCTCCCTCATCGAGTCCTTCGACAACCCGATGGCGGTGTTGCGCCAGCATGCCGTGTGGATGGTGAACGCCGCGTACCTCCAGTTGGTGGGGTTGCCGCGCGAGCAGGTGGAGGGCCGCCCAGCGATGGACTTCGTGGATCCCCAGGAGCGCAGCCGGCTGGCCCTGCTCCTGCAACGCTCCAGCACCGGGGAGGTGACGGAAGCGCCGCACATCACCACCCACCGCCTGATTCCCGCCGGAGACGGACGCCGGCACGAGGTGGCCGCCCGCTCGCAGGAGGTGGAGCTGGAGGACGGAGCCAAGGCGCTGCTCATCAACATCCTCAAGCTGACGGACCGGCCTCCCGTGCTGGCCATCGCCGAGCGGCTGGTGGAGACGTCCGCGCGGTTGGTGAGCGCGAACACCGAGGAGGCCGTGCGCCGGGTGGCGCTGGAGGGGCTCGAGTTGGCGGGCTTCCGCGCGCGCTTCCTGCGCTGGGATGGGCAGACGCTGGTGGCGCGCGACGAGGGCCCCACGCCGCCGGACCTGGCGCTGGCGCTCGAGGCGCGCGCCGAGGGCTACCCCGTCTTCGGCGGGGTGGACTCCATCGACGCCAACCACGTCTACCTCCCCGTGGGAGATGCGCGCCACGAGGTGCTGTGGGTGGGAGGCCCCAAGCTGGACCCCGCGCACGGCTCGGCGCTCGCGCTCTTCGTCAAGGCGGTGGGCGCCGCGCTCTCCGAGGCGCGCATGAAGGCCGAGAGCGCGCGCAGCCAGTGGGAGCTGCAGGCCGTGGCACGGGTGGCGCGCCTCGTCGCCCAGCCCGTCCCGCCCACCCCCGAGGCCTTCCTCCAGTGCCTGGCCGAGCTGCTCTCCTCCGACGCGGCGCTGCTGCACCTCAAGGAGGAGTCCGGCAACCGGCTCACCCTGCGCGCCCATGTGGGGCTCGCGGGCGTGGAGCGCTCGGCGGCGGAGGCCCTGGGCCAGGTGCTGAGCGAGGCGGTGGCCCAGTCCGAGCAAGGGGTGCTCTCGGCGGAGGCCGAGGAGCGCGCGCTGATACGGGCCTCGGCCTCGCGCTTCGGCTGTGGAGTGGCCGTACGCCTCACCCGTGGCGGCGAGCTGTTTGGCACCCTGCAACTGCTGCGCGCTCCCGGTCGTCACTGCGGCGAGTCGGACCTGCGGCTGCTGGGCACGGTGGCCGAGCTGCTCGTGACGTTGCTGGAGCAGCACCGCCTGCGCGCCGAGTCCACGCGGCAGCTCACCGAGACGCGCCTGCTGCTGGACATGGCCCGCACCACCTCGGGCGTGCTGGACTCGGCCAGCATCCTGGACGTCGCGGCCGACTTCCTCGTGCGCCTGCTGGACGTGTCCAACTGCTTCATCCTGCTCTACGAGGAGCAGACCAAGAGCCTGCGGGGCTCGGCCGCCTCCGCCACCCACCGGGACTACTTCCGCACCGTGACGATGCCGCTGCACGGGGAGAGCCTCGCGTCCAAGGCGGCACGCAGCCGCCGCTCCCTGGCCATCGAGGATCTCTCCCGGGAGCCGGATGGCTTCAACAGCGAGTTCGTCCAGCGCTTCCAGCAGCGCGCCCTGCTGGCCGTGCCGCTCACCTCCCGCGAGGAGCTCATTGGCGTGGTCATGGTCGATGACACCCGGGGCCCGCGCGTCTTCAGCCCCGCGCTCATCGAGCTGGCCGAGGCCACGTGTGGTCAGCTCGCCCTCTCCATCGCCAACGCCCGCCTCTACGAGTCGCTCTGGGCCTCCTACGCGGAGCTGGCCGCCGCCCGCGCGGAGATGGTCACCCGCGAGCGCCTGGCCGCCCTGGGCGAGCTGTCCGCCATCGTCGCCCACGAGGTGCGCAACCCCCTGGGCGTCATCTTCAACGCCGTGGCCTCGCTGCGCCGCCTGCTCAAGCCCGAGGGCGACGCGGCCATGCTGCTGGACATCCTCTTCGAGGAGAGCGACCGGCTGAACCACATGGTGGGGGACTTGCTGGACTACACCCGCCCCCGCGAGCCCATCCTCCAGCCGGAGGACCTGACGCGGGTGCTGCAAGACTCCCTCGAGGCGGTGCGCTCCCAGGGTGGCGTGGGCAGCCAGCCCATCACCCTCCAGGTCGAGGTGGAGCCGGGGATGCCCTCGGTGCCCATGGATCGACGCCTCATCCGCCAGGCGTTGATCAACGTGGTCGTCAACGCGGTCCAGTCCATGCCCCAGGGGGGCGTGGTGCATGTGCGCGCCCGCAGGGAGCCGTACAATGGCCGTGAGTCCCTGCGCATCGACATCACCGATCAGGGGATGGGCATTCCCCCGGAGCTGCTCCACCGCGTCTTCGAGCCCTTCTTCACCACCAAGGCCCAGGGCACCGGCCTGGGGCTCGCCGTCGTCAGCCGCATCCTCGAGGAGCACCGCGGGGACATCGCCGTGGAGAGCACCTCCGCCCGCGGTACCACCTTCACCCTTCGTCTTCCCCTCTCACCCCCGACGCCTCCGTGA
- the selB gene encoding selenocysteine-specific translation elongation factor, with protein MIIGTAGHIDHGKTSLVKALTGIDTDRLKEEKRRGITLELGFAHLTLDDDTVAGVVDVPGHERFVKAMAAGAGGVDLAVLVVAADEGVMPQTREHLDICRLLGVKAGVIALTKSDLLAELGEEWLTLVKADLVALTAGTFLEGAPVVPCSSKTGAGLPELRAALTRAARGLSQRPSDGPVFLPVDRVFTIKGFGTVVTGTLLSGTLSVEEGGALLPGRPGPFRVRGLQVHGQSAQKVVAGQRTAVNLVGVEPEEIDRGMVLVRAGELPETRMLDVELSLLPAVEEPLPRRRKLLLHLGTAQVEATVALLDLEKLEPGETGLAQLRLAAPLAALVGQRFILRGSRVLPGRGATVAGGRILAITPPRRRKGASAVVAPLLEADAGGHLAWLLRQAGYRGLTQAELFGRSALSPKVLTRALELLGARGGVLLVDKEKRLYLSGEVFEGLQKRALALLAAFHEREPMREGLSREELRQRLSPELDPRIFQRVAQALVDSGKAELDKEVMRLKGRGRTLTVSDEGARARVAAELAAAALAPPTFNELAQKLHLPVPRLQELLKLMVAGGHVVRVSEELHFDAEALAGLKERLVAHLRENKEISTQAFKEMVGQSRKFVIPLSEYFDREKVTLRVGEKRVLRRG; from the coding sequence ATGATCATCGGGACGGCGGGCCATATCGACCACGGCAAGACGTCCCTCGTGAAGGCCCTCACGGGCATCGACACGGACCGGCTCAAGGAAGAGAAGCGCCGGGGCATCACCCTGGAGCTGGGCTTCGCCCACCTGACGCTGGATGACGACACCGTCGCTGGCGTGGTGGACGTGCCCGGCCACGAGCGCTTCGTCAAGGCGATGGCCGCCGGCGCCGGCGGCGTGGACCTGGCGGTGCTGGTCGTCGCGGCCGACGAGGGGGTGATGCCCCAGACGCGCGAGCACCTGGACATCTGCCGGCTGCTGGGCGTGAAGGCCGGCGTCATCGCCCTCACCAAGAGCGACCTGCTCGCGGAGCTGGGCGAGGAGTGGCTCACCCTGGTGAAGGCGGACCTGGTGGCGCTCACCGCTGGCACCTTCCTGGAGGGCGCGCCCGTGGTGCCGTGCTCCTCCAAGACGGGCGCGGGTCTGCCGGAGCTGCGCGCGGCGCTCACCCGTGCCGCGCGGGGGCTGTCCCAGCGCCCCTCCGATGGGCCGGTCTTCCTGCCCGTGGACCGCGTCTTCACCATCAAGGGCTTCGGCACCGTGGTGACGGGCACGCTGCTGTCGGGCACGCTGTCGGTGGAGGAGGGTGGGGCGCTGCTGCCGGGGCGGCCCGGTCCTTTCCGCGTGCGCGGGCTGCAGGTGCATGGCCAGAGCGCGCAGAAGGTGGTGGCGGGCCAGCGCACCGCCGTGAACCTGGTGGGCGTGGAGCCCGAGGAGATCGACCGCGGCATGGTGCTGGTGCGCGCCGGCGAGCTGCCCGAGACGCGGATGCTGGATGTGGAGCTGAGCCTGCTGCCCGCCGTGGAGGAGCCGCTGCCCCGCCGCCGCAAGCTGCTGCTGCACCTGGGCACCGCGCAGGTGGAGGCCACCGTGGCGCTGCTGGACCTGGAGAAGCTGGAGCCCGGGGAGACGGGCCTGGCCCAGCTTCGGCTCGCCGCGCCCCTGGCCGCGCTGGTGGGGCAGCGCTTCATCCTCCGGGGCTCGCGCGTGCTGCCCGGGCGGGGCGCCACCGTGGCCGGTGGGCGCATTCTCGCCATCACTCCGCCGCGCCGCCGCAAGGGCGCCTCCGCCGTGGTGGCCCCACTCCTGGAGGCCGATGCCGGAGGGCACCTGGCGTGGCTGCTGCGCCAGGCGGGGTATAGGGGCCTCACGCAGGCGGAGCTCTTCGGCCGCTCGGCGCTGTCGCCCAAGGTGCTCACCCGCGCGCTGGAGTTGCTGGGGGCGCGGGGTGGGGTGCTGCTGGTGGACAAGGAGAAGCGCCTCTATCTCTCCGGCGAGGTGTTCGAGGGCCTGCAGAAGCGCGCCCTGGCGCTGCTGGCCGCCTTCCACGAGCGCGAGCCCATGCGCGAGGGGCTCTCGCGCGAAGAGCTGCGCCAGCGGCTCTCGCCGGAGCTGGATCCGCGCATCTTCCAGCGGGTGGCGCAGGCGCTGGTGGACTCCGGCAAGGCCGAGCTGGACAAGGAGGTCATGCGGCTCAAGGGCCGGGGCCGCACCCTCACGGTGAGTGACGAGGGGGCCCGCGCGCGCGTGGCGGCCGAGCTGGCGGCGGCAGCCCTGGCTCCTCCCACCTTCAACGAGCTGGCGCAGAAGCTCCACCTGCCGGTTCCGCGGCTCCAGGAGCTGCTCAAGTTGATGGTGGCCGGGGGCCATGTCGTGCGGGTGAGTGAGGAGCTGCACTTCGACGCGGAGGCGCTCGCCGGGCTCAAGGAGCGGCTGGTGGCGCACCTGCGCGAGAACAAGGAAATCTCCACCCAGGCCTTCAAGGAAATGGTTGGCCAGAGTCGTAAGTTCGTCATCCCTCTGTCGGAGTACTTCGACCGTGAGAAGGTGACGCTGCGGGTGGGGGAGAAGAGGGTGCTACGGCGCGGATGA
- a CDS encoding phosphoribosyltransferase, whose protein sequence is MATKRATPGKGKPSRKSKPSPKPSKQQVEKLVSIPSDVVLAPQVEAPRTPTGRDQSRQRSAVKELSWAHFDRAVQELARTIGKSFKAQSVVGVAHGGVFVGGALSSALGCEFFPVRISRRSRDRADASKPQLSGEMPRELKGRRVLIVDDVAASGDTLEMATRLAREAGAREVMTACLVARPEGYRPDFLALSTHDFLVFPWDYAPVTGDDRASDVDPDLAGA, encoded by the coding sequence GTGGCCACCAAGCGGGCAACGCCCGGCAAGGGCAAGCCCTCCAGGAAGAGCAAGCCCTCGCCCAAGCCTTCCAAGCAGCAAGTGGAGAAGCTCGTCTCCATCCCGTCGGACGTCGTACTGGCACCTCAAGTGGAGGCGCCTCGCACGCCCACCGGCCGCGACCAGTCGCGGCAACGCTCCGCGGTGAAGGAGCTGTCGTGGGCCCACTTCGACCGTGCCGTGCAGGAGCTGGCGCGCACGATCGGCAAGTCCTTCAAGGCCCAGAGCGTGGTGGGCGTGGCCCACGGCGGCGTCTTCGTGGGCGGCGCCCTGTCCAGCGCGCTCGGCTGCGAGTTCTTCCCGGTGCGTATCAGCCGCCGCAGCCGGGACCGGGCCGATGCGAGCAAGCCCCAGCTCTCGGGTGAGATGCCGCGCGAGCTGAAGGGCCGCCGCGTCCTCATCGTCGATGACGTGGCCGCCAGCGGCGACACGCTGGAGATGGCCACCCGGCTGGCGCGTGAGGCGGGCGCCCGCGAGGTGATGACCGCATGCCTGGTGGCGCGGCCCGAGGGCTATCGGCCCGACTTCCTCGCCCTGTCCACCCACGACTTCCTCGTCTTCCCCTGGGACTACGCGCCCGTGACGGGGGATGACCGCGCCTCGGACGTGGACCCGGACCTGGCTGGGGCTTGA
- a CDS encoding Hsp33 family molecular chaperone HslO, translating to MADELVSGLLKDVDVRVVLALTSELSRKARDTHQSQAASAALLSQGLTAAALMGALQKGPARINVQLECDGPLRGFFVDGDNAGVVRGYTKNPHVKHVGAEGQWHWRPVLGNKGYISVLRDIGEGEHYRSSVELERFDFVEDLERYFAISDQVATQLTLEQFPLTGNGTTEPLGLVAGVLLQPLPNGDREAFQALGRQIKQGFPQALRAHGAEGGAAILKALLPERTDLEIMSRYPLSFACTCSRERVKTALLAMGREELTDMLQKEGKAEVTCQFCTTQYVIPGEEIRALLQAGTS from the coding sequence ATGGCCGATGAACTCGTCAGTGGACTGTTGAAGGACGTGGACGTGCGCGTGGTGCTCGCCCTCACCTCGGAGCTGTCACGCAAGGCGCGTGACACGCACCAGAGTCAGGCGGCCTCCGCGGCCCTGCTCTCCCAGGGGCTCACCGCCGCCGCGCTGATGGGGGCGCTGCAGAAGGGCCCGGCGCGCATCAACGTGCAGCTCGAGTGTGATGGCCCCCTGCGCGGCTTCTTCGTGGATGGGGACAACGCGGGCGTGGTGCGCGGCTACACGAAGAACCCGCACGTGAAGCACGTAGGCGCCGAGGGCCAGTGGCACTGGCGGCCCGTGCTGGGCAACAAGGGCTACATCTCCGTGCTGCGCGACATCGGAGAGGGCGAGCACTACCGCTCCTCGGTGGAGCTGGAGCGCTTCGACTTCGTCGAGGACCTGGAGCGCTACTTCGCCATCTCCGACCAGGTGGCCACCCAGCTCACGCTGGAGCAGTTTCCCCTGACGGGCAACGGTACGACCGAGCCCCTGGGGTTGGTGGCCGGGGTGCTCCTCCAGCCGCTGCCCAACGGGGACCGGGAGGCCTTCCAGGCGCTGGGCCGGCAGATCAAGCAGGGCTTCCCACAGGCGCTGCGGGCCCATGGGGCCGAGGGCGGGGCGGCGATACTCAAGGCGCTGCTGCCCGAGCGCACGGACCTGGAGATCATGTCCCGCTACCCCCTGAGCTTCGCCTGCACGTGCAGCCGGGAGCGGGTGAAGACCGCGCTGCTGGCGATGGGGCGCGAGGAGCTGACGGACATGCTCCAGAAGGAGGGAAAGGCGGAGGTGACGTGCCAGTTCTGCACGACACAGTACGTCATCCCCGGCGAGGAGATTCGCGCGCTGCTGCAGGCCGGGACGAGTTGA
- a CDS encoding succinate dehydrogenase, with product MSTEAATLPRKNSLLQSRLGSFLAVVPLSIWVINHLWDNLAAFSGAQAWQASVTTYAHPFSQALAFIISLVPLVIHTGWGLVRMFSFKPNNLAYSNYGNLKYILQRASALGVLAFLGAHIWKAFLAPRLLNGAPEAFDDIAREMRFHGPTLFVYVLGTLGTAYHLANGLQGFGMAWGIFASDRSMRRFEPVVIIVFLVLLAMSWGALYALFQAGEALGPRP from the coding sequence ATGAGCACCGAAGCTGCCACCCTTCCTCGCAAGAACTCGCTGCTCCAGTCCCGCCTGGGCTCGTTCCTCGCCGTGGTGCCCCTGTCCATCTGGGTCATCAACCACCTGTGGGACAACCTGGCCGCCTTCAGCGGCGCCCAGGCCTGGCAAGCCTCGGTGACGACCTACGCCCACCCCTTCTCCCAGGCGCTGGCGTTCATCATCTCCCTGGTGCCGCTGGTGATTCACACCGGCTGGGGCCTGGTGCGGATGTTCAGCTTCAAGCCCAACAACCTCGCCTACAGCAACTACGGCAACCTCAAGTACATCCTCCAGCGCGCGAGCGCCCTGGGCGTGCTGGCCTTCCTGGGCGCCCACATCTGGAAGGCCTTCCTGGCGCCCCGGCTGCTCAACGGCGCTCCCGAGGCCTTCGACGACATCGCCCGGGAGATGCGCTTCCACGGGCCCACGCTCTTCGTCTACGTGCTGGGCACCCTGGGCACCGCGTACCACCTGGCCAACGGCCTGCAGGGCTTCGGCATGGCCTGGGGCATCTTCGCCAGCGACCGCTCCATGCGCCGCTTCGAGCCCGTCGTCATCATCGTCTTCCTGGTGCTGCTGGCCATGAGCTGGGGCGCGCTCTACGCCCTGTTCCAGGCCGGCGAGGCCCTCGGGCCCCGTCCCTGA
- a CDS encoding choice-of-anchor A family protein, producing MKGQFISCLVFLALSAVACGTPEAGSQAAEAQQLSRGAGLVALSDDSTPPVSSTFSHPNPNPDGTYSGAVSITITATDDASGVESITYTVSGMHTGGATVSGATAYVPILTELGQTTITFYAKDGSGNYEPPQTLVINLTVPPPSCTEISLRDFNLFLTGDYNGGHDVEGKVAVGGNISMENFAVGHRVAEDDLDNVLVAGGQLNISRGAIFGNAYYGDSTTANGTTTFYRGELAQGAPVDFFGRSEELRALSSGLASSRATGTKRVESWGGVFLEGTLPGLNVFHVEASVFARAKYLSITAPANATVVVNVWGESARFSGFGHNFSGGIDQTGVLFNFPDATNITAYGYGFWGTVLAPNAHVDFSDGSWDGGMYAASFTGNAEGHINPLRDFQFCGGGVGT from the coding sequence GTGAAGGGACAATTCATCTCGTGTCTGGTGTTTCTCGCGCTGTCTGCCGTGGCTTGCGGTACGCCGGAGGCGGGCTCACAGGCGGCGGAGGCCCAGCAGCTCTCGCGCGGTGCGGGCCTGGTGGCCCTGAGCGACGACTCGACTCCGCCTGTGAGCAGCACCTTCTCTCACCCCAACCCCAACCCGGATGGCACCTATAGCGGCGCGGTGTCCATCACCATCACCGCGACCGATGACGCCTCGGGCGTGGAGAGCATCACCTATACCGTCAGCGGCATGCACACCGGCGGCGCCACGGTGAGCGGCGCCACGGCGTACGTGCCCATCCTCACCGAGCTGGGCCAGACGACCATCACCTTCTACGCCAAGGACGGCTCCGGCAACTACGAGCCGCCCCAGACGCTGGTCATCAACCTCACCGTGCCGCCTCCGTCCTGCACGGAGATCAGCCTGCGCGACTTCAACCTCTTCCTGACCGGCGACTACAACGGCGGCCACGACGTGGAGGGCAAGGTGGCGGTGGGCGGCAACATCTCCATGGAGAACTTCGCGGTGGGCCACCGCGTGGCGGAGGACGACCTCGACAACGTGCTGGTGGCGGGCGGCCAGCTGAACATCTCCCGCGGCGCCATCTTCGGAAACGCCTACTACGGCGACAGCACCACGGCCAACGGGACGACGACGTTCTACCGGGGCGAGCTGGCGCAGGGCGCGCCGGTGGACTTCTTCGGCCGGTCCGAGGAGCTGCGGGCGCTGTCCAGCGGGCTGGCGAGCAGCCGGGCCACCGGGACCAAGCGCGTGGAGTCCTGGGGCGGCGTCTTCCTGGAGGGCACCTTGCCGGGGCTGAACGTCTTCCACGTGGAGGCCAGCGTCTTCGCTCGCGCCAAGTACCTGTCCATCACCGCGCCGGCCAACGCCACGGTGGTGGTGAACGTGTGGGGTGAGTCGGCGCGCTTCAGCGGCTTCGGCCACAACTTCAGCGGCGGCATCGACCAGACGGGCGTCCTCTTCAACTTCCCGGACGCCACGAACATCACCGCCTACGGCTACGGCTTCTGGGGCACGGTGCTGGCGCCCAACGCGCACGTGGACTTCAGCGATGGCAGCTGGGACGGCGGTATGTACGCCGCCTCCTTCACGGGCAACGCCGAGGGCCACATCAACCCGCTGCGCGACTTCCAGTTCTGCGGCGGCGGCGTCGGCACCTAG
- a CDS encoding carboxypeptidase regulatory-like domain-containing protein gives MRKLLIASTLLVGLALALFFLSRSAQPEDTGETRSASAPSVSPPAAPQAERPEEPSTRGTLDAGSTPALAALPSEVDGVLEVELLAGARPLAGATVRLYWRGPRDPNLDEVSWRLASTDTTDEQGRARLASGPGSYLLAVRAQAHAPLLRHVVRPYGEARTHLRLTLEPGQTLTGRTVSLDSGEPLPLVELVLTAHGLQLERYQSAEAPPEERVYATSDARGSFRMDGLAPGTYQLEARAPGHAREVLPDVKVPAPAPLTVALRMAGVIEGFVVDAQGQPAPGAEVQVNGREPQTVTTGAGGGFSLEVEAGTHTVSARRGSEAGTLDRPVLVSAGKTVRDVRVRLGQGATVEGRVVADSTRAPVAGASVDVSPYGEKGDSGRATTDVDGRFVVGGLAPGGYDVVVSAPGFSKLTRQGLTMSAGERFSLELALKGTGAVQGHVRDGAGRPIPGVRIGSGALGTSLFEARTDGEGHYRLEGLSAGYLFLIARREDAMAGASQRVAVKANDTATADFTLEETGTVEGVVRTAQGARPPEPMEVRAYPRQSGIHGSMSQIRTEVDAAGTFQLTLPPGPYELLAIPTGPSLPRMHRMKPVEVAAGKTLQVELIWKPDEDDPNALTGHALEPDGAPASGAFIQLRAAQTPQGMEGSTIADEAGRFSVALPFSDPAAMGALRVDARRGTRVGIVQGLKPGTHGVVVKLRPSASLEGRVVRTDGAPVQGFTLLLASQEWQFFMMGNTVWEFPGDRFELRDIAAETVKVVVTTPDGTAGDARVSPEPGGHVVVEISLKTQATVSGRVLDAQTQAPVTGAFVFVQTGVPSNAKGTTGSDGRFTLKGVPPGEHTLVIRPGASRPPERRPVTVREGQVLEVGDVLLSPPRAP, from the coding sequence ATGCGCAAGCTCCTCATCGCCTCGACCCTCCTGGTGGGACTGGCCCTCGCGCTCTTCTTCCTCTCGCGCTCGGCGCAGCCTGAGGACACCGGGGAGACCCGCTCCGCCTCGGCCCCCTCGGTGAGTCCCCCTGCGGCGCCACAGGCGGAGCGCCCCGAGGAGCCGAGCACGAGAGGTACCTTGGACGCGGGCAGCACTCCCGCGTTGGCGGCGCTTCCCTCCGAGGTGGATGGCGTGCTGGAGGTGGAGCTGCTCGCGGGCGCGCGGCCCCTGGCGGGCGCCACCGTGCGGCTCTACTGGCGCGGACCCAGGGATCCGAACCTCGATGAGGTGTCCTGGCGCCTGGCGAGCACGGACACCACGGATGAGCAGGGCCGCGCGCGGCTCGCCTCGGGGCCTGGAAGCTACCTGCTGGCGGTGCGCGCCCAGGCCCATGCGCCGCTGCTGCGCCACGTGGTCCGCCCATATGGCGAGGCGCGCACGCACCTGCGCCTCACGCTGGAGCCGGGCCAGACGCTCACCGGCCGCACGGTGTCGCTGGACTCGGGGGAGCCGCTGCCCCTGGTGGAGCTCGTCCTCACCGCGCATGGCCTCCAGTTGGAGCGCTACCAGTCCGCCGAGGCTCCCCCCGAGGAGCGCGTGTACGCCACGAGCGATGCCCGGGGGAGCTTCCGCATGGACGGGCTCGCTCCGGGCACCTACCAGTTGGAGGCACGCGCGCCGGGGCACGCCCGCGAGGTGCTGCCCGACGTGAAGGTGCCGGCGCCGGCGCCGCTGACGGTGGCCTTGCGGATGGCGGGCGTCATCGAAGGCTTCGTCGTGGACGCGCAGGGGCAGCCGGCCCCGGGCGCCGAGGTGCAGGTGAACGGGCGTGAGCCCCAGACGGTCACCACGGGCGCGGGCGGTGGCTTCTCGCTCGAGGTGGAGGCCGGAACCCACACCGTGTCCGCGCGCCGGGGCAGCGAGGCGGGGACGCTGGACAGGCCTGTCCTGGTCAGCGCGGGGAAGACGGTGCGAGATGTGCGGGTACGGCTGGGCCAGGGCGCGACGGTGGAGGGACGCGTGGTGGCGGACTCCACCCGCGCGCCCGTGGCGGGCGCCAGCGTCGACGTGAGTCCCTACGGAGAGAAGGGAGACTCCGGCCGCGCGACCACGGATGTCGACGGCCGCTTCGTCGTAGGGGGCCTGGCTCCCGGTGGCTATGACGTGGTGGTGAGCGCCCCGGGCTTCTCCAAGCTCACGCGACAGGGGCTGACGATGTCCGCGGGCGAGCGCTTCTCCCTCGAACTCGCGCTCAAGGGCACCGGCGCGGTGCAGGGCCATGTGCGAGATGGCGCGGGACGGCCCATCCCGGGGGTGCGCATCGGGAGCGGCGCCCTGGGCACTTCCCTCTTCGAGGCCCGCACCGATGGCGAAGGCCACTATCGACTGGAAGGGCTCTCCGCCGGTTACCTCTTCCTCATCGCCCGCCGGGAGGACGCGATGGCGGGGGCTTCTCAGCGGGTCGCGGTGAAGGCGAACGACACGGCGACGGCGGACTTCACCCTGGAGGAGACGGGCACCGTGGAGGGTGTGGTGCGCACGGCCCAGGGCGCACGGCCCCCTGAGCCCATGGAGGTGCGGGCCTATCCCAGGCAGAGCGGCATCCACGGTTCCATGAGTCAAATCCGAACCGAGGTGGATGCAGCGGGCACCTTCCAGCTGACGCTCCCGCCCGGCCCCTACGAGCTGCTCGCGATTCCCACGGGGCCCTCGCTCCCGAGAATGCACAGAATGAAGCCCGTGGAGGTGGCGGCAGGCAAGACCCTCCAGGTGGAACTCATCTGGAAGCCCGATGAGGACGATCCAAACGCGCTCACGGGCCACGCGCTCGAACCGGACGGCGCTCCTGCCTCGGGCGCCTTCATCCAGCTGAGGGCCGCGCAGACGCCACAGGGCATGGAGGGGTCGACGATCGCGGACGAGGCGGGCCGCTTCTCGGTAGCCCTCCCTTTTTCCGACCCCGCCGCCATGGGGGCCCTGAGGGTGGATGCGCGCAGAGGCACCCGTGTCGGCATCGTGCAGGGCCTGAAGCCGGGCACGCACGGGGTGGTGGTGAAGCTGCGGCCCTCGGCTTCGCTCGAGGGCCGAGTGGTGCGCACCGACGGCGCGCCCGTACAGGGCTTCACCCTGCTCCTGGCTTCGCAGGAATGGCAGTTCTTCATGATGGGCAACACCGTCTGGGAGTTCCCGGGCGATCGCTTCGAGCTCCGCGACATCGCGGCCGAGACCGTGAAGGTGGTGGTGACGACCCCCGACGGCACAGCCGGTGACGCCCGGGTGTCCCCGGAGCCTGGAGGACACGTCGTGGTGGAGATCTCCCTGAAGACCCAGGCCACCGTGAGTGGCCGGGTGCTGGACGCGCAGACGCAAGCGCCCGTAACCGGGGCCTTCGTCTTCGTCCAGACCGGGGTTCCCAGCAATGCCAAAGGCACGACGGGGAGCGATGGACGCTTCACCCTGAAGGGAGTGCCCCCGGGCGAGCACACGCTCGTCATCCGACCCGGCGCCTCCCGGCCCCCCGAGCGTCGCCCGGTGACGGTGCGCGAAGGCCAGGTGCTCGAGGTGGGCGATGTGCTGCTCAGCCCACCCCGGGCTCCTTAG